Genomic DNA from Bacteroides zhangwenhongii:
TTTTCGCTCTACCGGATGACTACCGATAGAATCATAATATTCTTTCACAAGTACCCTGCAGAGCGATGTACGCTCCCTTGGTTGTGGAGTATCCGTTATCAGAGCCCGATAAATTACGTCATCGTCAGGAAAGGTATATTGTGTTTGCCGCAGCTGCCAAGTTATTCCCGTCCATCCGCCCGCGAAACACAGGACTGTCAGGACTGCTCCGAAACACCAACGCTGCGAATAATGCTCACAGAAATGAAAGAGAAAAGCCAAGATTAACAGGAAGATGGAAGCCGATACTCCCCAAAGAACATCCATCGAACAGTCGAAAAAGCGTTCTCCACAAAAAACGCCTGCTATCCAAGGGATAACCAGGCGCATATAAGGATATTGATGGATGCAATAATTACAAGTCATGTAATTGATGAATCATCGCCTCCGGATCCGGTGCTGCAAAGACGGCATTACCGGCCACCAACGCATCAGCTCCCGCCTCAACCAGTCGGGCTCCTGTTTCCAAATTCACACCACCGTCTACTTCAATCAGCGCTTTCGATCCTGTCCGTTCAATCAGGGCACGCAGCTCACGGACTTTCTCAACCGAATGTTCGATAAACTTCTGTCCGCCGAATCCCGGATTCACGCTCATGACAAGCACCATATACACATCTCGGATAATATCTTGCAGCAGAGCTACCGGAGTAGCAGGATTAATGGTTACGGCAGGCTGCATCCCCGCTTCCCTGATTTGCTGTATCACCCGATGCAAATGCGGACAAGCCTCATAATGCACATTCATCGTATGAGCGCCCAACGCCTTTACTTCAGGGATGAATTTTTCCGGATTAACAATCATCAGATGCACGTCCAACGGCTTCTTACTCAACTTCGCTACATACTTCAATACCGGAAAGCCGAATGAAATGTTCGGGACAAAAACCCCGTCCATTATATCAATATGTACCCACTCCGCTTCACTGCGGTTTATCATTTCAATATCTTTCGCCAAATGTCCGAAATCGGCAGAAAGAATGGAAGGAGCAATAATCGGTTTCATAATTCTTCTATATTTAAGGTTTATCACTTCATCTTACAGCCGTCCGCCAAACGGTATCCACGAAGCAACTCATCTGTTTTCAAACGTTTCTTGCCGGGAAGCTGCAAGGAAAGAATGGATACAAACCCATCCGGCACGGCAACCTTTATATATTTCTTGCCATCCGTCACAACCGTTCCCGCAGAGAGCTGATGTGATTCGTATATCTTTTCAGTCTCGAAGATTTTCACCACTACCGTTTCATTTTCAGAAGTGACCAGTTCACTCCAGGCAGCGGGATAAGGCGATAATCCACGAATAAAGTCGTACACCTTCTTCACCGGTTGATTCCAATCAATCCGGCAAGTATCTTTGAATATCTTCGGAGCTGGACGGAGTTCACCGACAACCGCCATTTCTTCTTGAGGAATCGGTTTTACCGTTCCATTCAATATAGCGTCTACCGTTTCAGGAACCAGTTTCCCTCCCAACATCATCAATTTGTCATGTACCACTTCCACATTGTCTGTATCCGCAATAGGCACACGTACCTGCTGAATAACCTCTCCCGTATCAATCTCATGT
This window encodes:
- the rpe gene encoding ribulose-phosphate 3-epimerase, which encodes MKPIIAPSILSADFGHLAKDIEMINRSEAEWVHIDIMDGVFVPNISFGFPVLKYVAKLSKKPLDVHLMIVNPEKFIPEVKALGAHTMNVHYEACPHLHRVIQQIREAGMQPAVTINPATPVALLQDIIRDVYMVLVMSVNPGFGGQKFIEHSVEKVRELRALIERTGSKALIEVDGGVNLETGARLVEAGADALVAGNAVFAAPDPEAMIHQLHDL
- the fmt gene encoding methionyl-tRNA formyltransferase, producing the protein MKKEDLRIVYMGTPDFAVEALRQLVEGGYNVVGVITMPDKPAGRGHKIQYSPVKQYALERNLPLLQPEKLKDEAFVEALREWKADLQIVVAFRMLPEVVWNMPRLGTFNLHASLLPQYRGAAPINWAVINGDTETGITTFFLKHEIDTGEVIQQVRVPIADTDNVEVVHDKLMMLGGKLVPETVDAILNGTVKPIPQEEMAVVGELRPAPKIFKDTCRIDWNQPVKKVYDFIRGLSPYPAAWSELVTSENETVVVKIFETEKIYESHQLSAGTVVTDGKKYIKVAVPDGFVSILSLQLPGKKRLKTDELLRGYRLADGCKMK